GTTCATCATTTTACGAAGTTCTGTTTGGTCACAATAGGGGGGGCGGGTTCTACGCCATCCGCCGATCTCGCATTTTTCGCCCGACAAGTATCTTGGCTCCGTCAACCCGGTCGAAGATTCAGGCTTAGTGCGACGGACTTCCAGATAATCAATCCAAATACCCGAACGTGTCCGGTATTCCGATCTGAGGCCGACGCGGAACTCACCAAGAGTATCTATCGTCGCATTCCTGTTCTTATTGAGGAGGCTCGTGACTCAGGCTCCGAAGTAAACCCTTGGGCCATTTCATTCGGAACGATGTTTCACATGTCAGGCGATAGCGATCTTTTCAGCGATGCGCCGACGCCCCATTCCCTTCCGCTCTACGAGGCGAAGTTGATCCATCAATTCGACCATCGTTGGGCCCACTTCCGTAATCGGCTAAAGAACAAGAGCGGCACTCTCGTTACAGAGGATTCGTTGATCGAGCAGAAATCTAACCCTGATTATTCGGTCACGCCTCGGTATTGGGTGCCCGAGAGCGAAGTTCTCTCTAAGATCGCCCGTGCCCCCAAATGTGTCCGCGACGCCTTCAAGGATAGAAATACCGAGGCCTTGCTTTCCGCCATCGCTACGTGGATCGAAGCCCGCCACGAACCAGATCTTCTTGATGGCATGGTCCGAGCAACATCAGCCCGTCAACGTGTCATAGATCTTGTAGGCCCCAAATTCGACGATCTCCCCGCTAATGAAAAGGACTGGCTGAGCGACAAATCTCTCGCCGAAGCACGCGAATGGCTGCCTCTAACCAACGAGGAACTCATAGCTATCCGCAACATTTCTGACATCACAACTGGCACCTGGCACCTCCTCGATCAACGCAGCTCCCGTTGGTTTATCGGCTGGCGAGACATAACGAACTCCACAAACGAACGAACCGTCATCTCAAGCGTGATTCCAAGGTCGGCAATTGGACACACAATGCCGACCTTTAGCTCCTCAACCAGCCCAAGCTTACATGCTGCGCTTCTCGCCAACTGGAATTGCTTAGTCCTCGATTTCATTGCCCGTCAAAAGATCGGCAGCACCCATCTTACCTACGGCTACGTTAAACAGCTCCCAATCCTGCCTCCAGCCGCCTATGGGAAAGAGGCTCTCAACTTTATCGTCCCTCGGGTATTGGAACTCACCTATAACGCTGACGATTTGAGTGACTGGGCGAGGGACCTCGGTCACAACGGTCCGCCCTTCCGCTTCGATCCTGATCGCCGCGCCCAGCTCCGCGCCGAACTCGACGCCTACTATGCCCGCCTCTACGGCCTCACCCGCGAGGAACTCCAATACATCCTCGACCCGGCCTCCACCCACGGCCCCGACTACCCGACGGTCACCTTCCCCGGCCTCAAGAAAAACGAAATTGCCCAATTCGGCGAATACCGCACCCAGCGGTTGGTATTGGCTGCGTGGGATGTTCAAGAGGAGAAGCTAAAGGATCGGTATCGGTGTCAGCAGATTGGCGATACCGATTGGATGGATCGGCCGGTGGTGTTCCCTGATCTGCCGCGAGGGGCAATATCCGCATCGATGTATCGGGCCGCCGTTGTTCCCCATTTGGTTCAACAGGCGGGAGGGCGGCTTAGATTCGAGCGATTCCGACGCGCCTTCTGGTTGCTATCCGAACCCGAGATAATGTTGCGTTTTGCAAAAGGCGAAGTCGGTGAGGAAGTTTCCAAGCGAAACCGCAGTCACCATGAATGCCTGAGCAAGGATATGCTAATACCCCATCTTCGGGGAAGCATCCGTGACGATATGAATTTCGTTTCAATCGAAGGAGAGCGCTGGCTTGAGCTTGTTCGCTCCGATCATCTTTCCAGCGACGAACACATTATCTTCGACGCTCGGATTGCATTAATCGTGGCTGATTTGTGGCCCGAGGCCGCACCAATTTCGCCGCTTACTCCTGAGGAAGAGGCAACCATTAGGGAACTCGAATACACGAAATAGTATGGAAACGCAGGCCCACTTTCTCGAACAATTGATCCGATCCATCGCGCCTAAGGCAGGCCGATCCGAACCGGATCTTTGGTTTCGAGAATTGCGTTTGCTCGATCGCCTAGACTTGGATTCCGAACGGCGAAAGATTACGCTGCATCGCGGTTTCAATATTTTATGGGCTGCTCCCGAAGATCCCGATACTGAGCAGGGATTGTATCGAGATGGACTCGCTGGTCATGCCAGCGGGAAAACGCTCTTCTGTCGGATACTTCGCCACCTGCTAGGCGAAGACCCTCTTGGGACTCAAAGTCAGCGAGACGGAATTGCGTCACACTTTCTTTCGCTCTGGGCAGTTGCATCCGTTCGAGTGAATGGGAAAAGCTGGATAGTGGGTCGCCCGTTGGCGACCGATGGAGAGAAGTTTGCGGTAGCAGCAGAAACGTTCGAAGAAGCCATCGCTGGCTCGGTGTCGCCTGTAGGGGGATACGAAACTTTTATTGGAGAAGTTCGATCTCTGGGAAAGTGTGTAGAGCCGCTTTTTCCGGGCCATGGTTGGCGCCACCTTTTACCTTGGCTAGCCCGTGACCAAGAGGCTCGATTTAGCAGCCTAGCCACCTGGCGAGAGGCTTCTAGCCAAGGGGATAATCCGCTGACTAAGGTCGTTGATCGTCACCAAGTCATGCGGGCGGTGCTGGATTTGCTGGATAAAGATGAGCCGGCTTTGCGCCTTCAAATTGATAAAGGTCAACAAGAGTTGGAAAAAGCACGATTCGGGCAGATGGCCTTGGAGGCTCAATTGGAAGCGCGAATCGGTATGGCTAATGAGCAGGCAAAGCGCCTCCTGAGCCAAAGATTCCCTGAGGATGATGATGCGATTGAAGCTCGCCTGCGCGCCTTAGCCGACGTCATCCGTGAAGGCGCAGCAAAGCTGAGTGACCGGCCAATCCCAGCCACCGTAGATTCGGCGCAAAAGCGGCTCGCGGAAGCGAATCGAAAACTAACGTTGGCGGAGAACAAATTGGAGGCGATTGAGGAAGAATTACCTAGGCAGATAGAACGTCGTGACCGAGATCTGACCATCATCCGTAAGTTCAAGAATGGCGATGTCGTAGATCCGGCACGTGCCGATGCAGGTTTTTGCCCACGGACTCTTCAATCGGCTATTAAGCGAGGCTGTCACCAGTCACGTGAGCCTAGCGAAGAGTCACTGGTGGCAATCGACGATCTAGAAGCTCAGGCGAAGGCGGATACCATTGTGATCGAGGCTCGTAAAGAGGAGCAGAGGAAGCTGAATCAGGGTATGGCGAATCTCCGGGAAGCAGTCCGGGATGCAGAGAGACAATTGGGAAAGGCCCAAAAAGAAGCTGACCGGGATCTCGAAGAATTGACTCGAAAGGCGAGCCGAGCCGAGGAAGCGGCTGAACTATACGCGAGCATCGACCAGACCCGTGCGCGGTTCAAGAGTGCCGATGGTGAAGTATCCAAGCAGTCTGAGGAACTCGAGTCCAAGAAGTCATCGCTGGCTCGTCTTAGACGAGAAATGGAGGACCGGGTAGTGGAGCTTTCCAACATCTTTGCTGATGTGGTGCGTGCGGTGATGGGGGCATCAGTCGAAGCTAACATCACCATTACTGCCGAAGGCATAGTTCCGCAAGTGACTCGGAAAAGTGAGTTATCGGGAGCGGCGCTAGATACCATTAAAACCCTAGCTTTTGACCTCGCTGCTGTTGTTGCCTCAATCGAAGGGAAGGGGAGTCACCCGCGTTTCCTGATCCATGATGGTCCTCGGGAAGGGGACATGGCCCGAGTTATTTACGAGCGGTTTTTTCTCTACGCAGCAGGTGTCGAAAAGGCGTTTTCTTCGCCCGACCAAGCCAGCTTCCAATACATCATCACCACCACGACTCCGCCGCCTAAATCGATGCGCGAAGGAACGCGTTGGCTGCTAGATCCAGTCCTCGATTCCCGCGACAAATCCCAACGCCTCCTCAAGGAAGATTTTTAGCACTGATTCGAAAGAAAAGGAATAGAACATGAGCTTACCAATAAACTCAGCGCTTTATTATCCCACGATCGAATTTCAGGACTACCGGTGGCTTTGGACAGCATCCTTAGTCTGGGATAAAATCTATCGAATAGAACCAGAAGATTTTAGAGCCGCCGAGCCCGATAATGTCCGAATTCTCTGCGAAGAAGGTGATATCGGGATTCCACTGCGGCCAGGTAGATATGCGCAGGATGTCGCAGGTGAGTTCATGGATGGAGTTAATAGTCGAAAGTGGGACGCTGCGGCATTTGATGCCAGCTCCCTTCGTGACGAATACGCACGTCTTCATCACGAAAAAATAGACGTTCAGATTAGAAAAATGCTAATCTCGACTGGGCGAGCTGCCAGCCATGAACAATGGCTATACGTCCCCGACGATTTTGCCGCTCTATACATGACCTATTTGGCAACACGAATGGCAGAAAAAAACGACCTCCAGGCCATATCTGATACCAACGTAGCTTGGACTGCCCATACCTATTTTTCGAACGAAGGAATCGACACTGAATGTGTTCCCGATGAATACGAACAAACTTTGGCAGCGCTTTTAATTGGGAACTACGTTCCAGAAAATATCACTGACATCTCACCCAAACAAATACTCGCATTTCGGAAGAGATATCCCGACGAGCGCCGGAATTTCATGAGAGCAGTAAAGGGGGCAGCCGCGCAATTGGCAAACTGCTCAGATCCAACAGTTATTCAGGATGTAGTGCAGACTGTTCAGGGCGATGTTGGTCGGGCGACAAAGGACTTTCAACGAAGTATGGAGGTTTTAGGAGCGAAGACTTTCACCGGCTTTAAGACTATGAGTTTTCCGATGGCTACGGCCGCGCTCGCAACCTTCGCTCCGATCACGTTTGGTCAGAGTGTTGTTATTGGGGCGACAGGGTTCGCGATAGGCGCCCTCGCAAGCTTTGCGACCCGTTCACTCGAAGCTGACCGGCTGAGTAAGAGCCACGAATATTCGTATCTCGTGCACGCCAATAAAGCATTCCCCAAAGCCGCGGACCGAATTGATCTGCCTCGTCGGCTTTATCGTGATCTACACGAGTTTATCAATGACTGAACAGGTTGATTTGGCACCTTGAACAGGCACCATCCTTTGCTGATAAAATCGTGAATTCCCTTGAGCGGACCCTGATTCTGAAGGCCGGTTACGACCACGGCTGGGAAGTGGTGGTTGAGGAGAATCCTGAAGTGGTCGTGCTCGCCTCGTCCTTACATAGCTGCCGAATAAAAATCGAAGCGCGTTCACCAGAGATGCGCTGGTGGGTTTCATTCGCCCCGAGGTTGCTTCATCTAGAGCTAAAACGCCAATCTCGGAACCTTGTGTTGACCGATGAATTTTTCGGTGAAGAGACCGAGCAAGATTTGTCGCTCTTGATGGCAAAGGCGGCGGCAATCGCTCGTGCCCTGCCGAATGCACCGGAACTGAAGTTTGAGCAGTTGGTTGAGGTAGAGCTGAAAAACGCCGAATCGCTAGGCACAACTGAGGTGGAGGCGACGATTCGTCGCAGAGTAGGGCAGGGAATATACCGGGATAGCCTGATGGAGTATTGGGGTGGTTCCTGCGCTGTTACTGGGGTTACGATGCCCGAACTTCTCCGTGCCAGTCATGCGAAGCCGTGGGCGGAATGCGAATCAGACGCGGAGCGGCTGAATGTGTTCAATGGCTTTCTTTTGGTCGCCCACCTTGATGCACTGTTCGACAGGTTTCTTCTTTCGTTCGACGATCACGGTTGCGCACTGATCTCCAACAAGATTGATGAAAAAACCCGGGAGATACTGCTTCTGAACCAACCGCTTCAACTGCGTTGGTTGGCCGATGAGCATCGGGAATTCCTGCTCTGGCATCGGGATCATTTGATCGAGTAGCGCCAAGTATAACCCGAACTCGAAGGGTGAGTGCTAGTCCGAGAATAGGTCCATTTGTTGAGAGGGAAGCTGATCGGGATCGTTCGACTGACCTGCTATTGGATTTTTGTCCGCCGGAATAGCATCCTTGTTCTCGGATGGAGGAGAGGACTGCTCCACTTTTGGGTTTTTAGGGCCGAGGTTTTCCCGGAATTCACCCATTTGGTCGTCAGGCTCCCCCGATTTCGGGGAATCCGAGAGTGTAGTGGATTCAGCTGGCTGATCTGATTGCCCCGTTTTTGAGTTTCCAGTGCCGGAGTTTTCCTGGAATTCACCCTTTTGAGTTTCAGGCACCGGCGATTTCGTTGAATCCATGGGTGTTGCGGATTCAGCCCGCGCAACTTCTCGCTCTTGTTTTGGGTTTTTATGGGTGAGGTGATTCCGGAGATTCCTCGTTTTGTCGTCAGGCTCCCGCGATTTCGCAGTATCCGAGGCTGTAGTGGATGCAGCTGGTGAATCTACTGATTCGTTCTTAAGCAGTGCCGTCTGTATTGCCTTGAGACTATTGTGACCAAAAACCCGTTTGGCGGCTTTATTCCCCAGTCCTTTGAGCATTCCGATTTGCTGAAAGACGGAATACAGATCATTGCCGGTGGCGGAAGCCCTTAGTCCCGTGGTCAGTTGTGCGAGTTCATCCGAAAATTCCAGGACCGCGGCTTGGCACTTTTCTTGATCAAACTCGATCGGCAACTGACCATTGGGGGTCTCTATACCGATCTCGTCGGCAACGGATTGGGCGAGATCTGGTTCAATCATTCCTTCCGAGCCGATACGGTCCATGATCCGGACCATGGCCTCTTGCCATTGGTCAGGTGACGCGTTTTGCAGATTCCTGAAAGCGCCTTCCCGAAACCGACGAGTATTTTCCCCAAATGGGGAATCCCGGAGAAACCTTCCGAAGGCAGCGGATCGGTATGCCTGCGACTGTCCGATCCGCCATCTGAGCCAAGAATAGGCTACGAAGGATTTGTAGTCGGGACGAAACAGCTCATCCACCATCATTTCATCGAGCGCTTCTGCTCTAGCGTGCTCACCTTCCAGCATCTTCGCTTCGCAGCGTCGGCGAGCAATCCGGATAGCTTCAGGGGTTTTGGGGACCGTGCGTTGTTGGGACTTCTTCATCCCTTGATTTGGGAAATTCGGATTCGGAACCAACCCCTTGTTCAGTTTTTTTGAAACTAGCCGGAGATCTGGTCCTCTGTCTGACCGAACCGGATTCCCTCAATCGGCTAAATGGCCCCTGTTCGCTCATCCACTTGGCGCTTGATCAGGACCATCTGGATTTTGCCGACGACCGATGACAGCCGAGGACTGGGTGGGCCGTCACAGACTTCGCGAAGTCTGCCTCAAGAAAGGAATCCCTTCCTGCCACACTTTTATGCACCTCTTCGGGCACGGTATGAGGCAATTGTGCATCAGACGCTCAGATAGGGTCAAATGGGGCTACTGAGCCTGTCCGAAATCGACCTTCGATAACTGCTACAGGTTGAACGTGTGGGCGCGGGAATACGGTAGTCGTCCGCTCCAAAACCTCGGTATGAAGGGGAGTGAACTACACGACCCTCTGCCTGGATTTTGGACCTTATCAAGCAAGGTTCGGTTTTGTTCTCTCAGTGGGCCCCTGTGATTTGAATGTAGCGGCTGTGCTGGTCGATGCCGGTTCCCCATTCGAATTTTTTGGGAACGCGAAACAAGAGATTCCCTGAGGAATCCCTTTCGAGGAACGGTCGAATTTGCCGCCAATATTTCAGGTCCTGTTGAGTATTCGGCAGCTCTGCTTTGAGGGAGAGGATCTTGGCTGTGATTTCTGCCTCCTCTTTTCGAAGTGCATCCAAGGTCGGATGACCATTGAATGGCTCAAGGAGGATTGTGGCCGCCAAGCACATGATCGACAGGGGTGTCAGGACCCATCCGAGTTGTTTGATTTTTGAGCGTTTTGGCGGGGAGGCATGCGTTTTGAACAGATCCTGCAAAACCTGAAGATCGATTTTGTGCTCAGCCATACGGATTCGAATCACCTGCTCTAGGCTGGAGGTGTCTGGCCGGTGCTTACGCAGGTTCTCGATCTGGTCGGTGAGTTGTGTTTCGTTTTCCAAGACGGACAGTAGCGCGCTGGACATCTCTGATTGGTGATCTTCGAGCGCTGAGATCTTGGAAAACTGCGCATGATGGTCTGCGGTTACGGATTCGGAAAAAACCCGAAGGGTCTCGGCAATCTCTTCGAGTTGGTGATTGCTGATGCTGAGCTGGCCGGCTCGTTGGACGTCAGGCATACTGTCCGTGTCTTTGTCCGGTCGGGCGACAAACAACCGATGGAAGTAGTCTGATAGAGATTTGCACCCTGACTTCACGAACTCGTTTGCGAGTGCTTCCTGATCCTTAGGATCTTTGAAGCGGACGGTGACCTGGTGGGGTTTGATGGGTTTTTTGTGCGGTGCCATGGTCACTCTATGGCGCATTCGGCTTTTCCTCCAAGTAGGCCCGGTATCAAAGTGGAATTTTGAGCGCCGACTTTCTCCGCGGGTGTGATCTGTAGTAGGAAAAACCTGAGGGCCTGAATTACGCAGCGAAAACCTCGGCAACATGATGCTCCGGGAGTCGTTCAAACTCATTGCAGAAATCAAAAGTCGGCCACCTTACATTCAATCGGCAAGTTTTAGGGGACTCTGGATCGGTGGAGCAGAGAATACTACGTCACGTAGTAAAATAGCGAAATGGTCAGGCGCTGTGACGGGTTTTCAATACCATAGCAGGTGTCTAGTGCCAGTAGGGGAGGCATTGATGGGCCGGTTTTTCTCCGGATGAGTCACTGGTCGGGTTTAGACCAGCCAGTCGCGGTCGAACCCGACCCAAGGTGGATAAAACAACCCGACCGGTGATACAGGATACCCCCAAACCCAAATTCGGGGGCGAGCTGTGGTTTTCATTGGTCTGGGAGTCGTTCCTCCCAGACCAACTCAGCACGAATCCGCATTCTACTGGCTGTCGGCAGGTTTTTGGGGACTCTCCGAAGGGAAGATCTGCCAGAAGGCATCGGCATCTTCCTTAGTCATCAAATTCACATAGTGTTTTGTCAGGATTTCCTCGGAGTTTCCGTAGAGCATTGCCGCCGTCCCGAAGCTCCCGCCTGAACTGATGTAGGCGGAGGTCGAGGTGTGCCGCAGAGAATTCGGCGGTAGGTCGAACGCTTTCGAGATATTACGTGAATGCCAGGCACGGTGTGGCACCTCCAGCATGTCTGGGTAGGTTTCCAGCCACGCCTTTAGGTTTTCTGGCGTATGAACCGGGCGAGACTCCCCGCCCACCTTGCCAAAGGGAATACGTAGCACCAAGCCGTTATATAGAACCTTCCAACCCTCACGTTTTACGGTGTCGAAGAGACGGATGATTTCACCCGATCCCTCATCATTGGCGGTATCTTTCTTATTTGCGCGGACCCCAGCCAGGAGCGCAATCGCATAGAAGAGAATATATTGCGGTTCGTTAGCCTCGACCCAACGAAGGAGGTTTGCTGCGGTCTTGGGGGAAATAACCTGAGGCAGCTTTCGGCTCTTCTTCCGCATTTTTGGCGTGCGCACACCTTTTCCCAACTCGGGATCGCACCAACGGCGCGGGGGCTGACCGCACCAACGAATCCACTGAGATACCGCGAGTATGTCATTCCGCTTCGCTCGTTGACTCAACTCCGGCCGGGATTTCAGCCATTTAGCGATGTGGTCCGGGGTCAGATCGTGAAGCAATGTGTTTTCACCGACGAAACTCACGAAGTTTAGGAGCCGTCGCCGAAGCCGGGTTTCGTTGGATTGCGAAAGGTCTTCATCGTCTCGTTCCTTCTGAAAGGCCGAAAACCCGGCTCCGAGGGTTTGGGTTTCGATTTTGATGTTGGGGTTTGATAGGTCGCCGCCCCGCGAGAAACCGTTGGCCGCCATTTGGCGCATGATCGCCTTCATCTCGAGGATCTCTGCCTTGAGGCCGACCAGTTCGACACAGACGGTATTGACCGTCTGGACTTCCACCGGGCCGCGCACGACTTCAGAGAATATCTCCGCTGCCCGTTTAAGTGCCTGTTTATAATTAGTTTCGCCTGTTGAGCGGTCGTATTGCCGACCGCCAAAGCGGAAGCGGGCGTGCCAGCGCATCGTCCGCTTGTCTAGGGTTACATTCACTTCGCCCTCCTTGCCGAGGGTTTCCATGAGCAGGTTATTTGGTAATGTTGCCATGGATTTCGTATGATAAGTCCGTGGCTAGGCCAAAGGGCTGGCAGCCCTTTTTTCTTTGGGAGTGCTCTCTCAAACAGCATGCCAAGGATGATTTCTCACCTAGGTAGCAGCTGCAAATTTCGCATTCTGAACGCATTCGAATCCCCCTCTCTCCGCCAGCGAGGGGGAGGCGGAACCCACGTGAAATGGATGGGAGTTGGCGGAGTGACTGGGACCGAGAGGCAACGTTAGCGCGAGCAAGCTCGCTGCCTACATGGCTCGGTTTGGAGCACGTTATTTAGGCCGTTGCTACAGCACTCCGGCGTCGCGGAAGCTGTAGAAACCCAACCCGATTGGGTCGGCGGCGGGCGTGCCGACGACGACGTGGTCGAGCAGATCGATTTCCACGATGTTGGCGGCTTCACGGAGCTGGCGGGTGATGCGCACGTCGGCGGCACTCGGGGCGGGGTCACCGCTGGGATGGTTGTGCACGCAGACGACGGCCGAGGCGGCTTCCTTGATGGCGGCGCGGAAAACTTCGCGGGGATGCACGAGCGTGGCGGTCGCGGTGCCCGAGGTGACTTCGATTTTGCGCAGGAGGCGGTTTTTACGGTTCAGGCACAGGACCCAGAACTTCTCCACGGCGAGGCCCAGCGTGTGGGGGCGGCAGTAATTGGCGATTTCGGCCGGAGTGGTGAGCTGTGGCGTGGTGCTGCCGCTGGCGGCAAGCACGCGGCGGGCGAGCTCCATGACTGTGACCAATTGCAGTGCCTTCACCTTGCCGATGCCGCGTAGGCGCAGAAAATCGTTTTGCGTCCAAGAGAGCAGGTCTGAGAGCGAGCCGGCGGTGGCGAGCAGCTTGTCGGCGACGGCGAGGACGTCGTGTCCCTGCGTGCCGCTGCGCAGGAGCATGGCGAGCAACTCGGAGTCGCTGAGGGCGGTTGGTCCCGAGCGTTGCAGGCGTTCCTGGGGGCGTTCGGTCACCGCCATGTCGCGCAGGCGAGAGTAAGGGAGGGTATCGGCGGTCGTGGCGTTCATGGAGTTGGTTACCCCTGAAACGGAGAATTGGGTGTCATTCTTTCAGCAAAATGCCCGCACGGTTGATCGTGCGGGCATTAGAGTGGTGGCGGTCGGACGACCGGACGGGTGGCCTATTCCTCGATTTCGCCGTGCACGGCGCGGGCGGGGCCTTCGCCTTCGCCGGTTTCCTCGCGCGGCTTGAGGTTGCGCATGAAGGCCATGAGGTCGCGCAGTTCGTCGCGTTGGAGGATCATGCCGAAGATGGGCGGCATGCTGGACGGAGCGGCGCTACGGGCCTCCACGTTGGCCGGGTCGATGACGTAGGTCTCGGCGGCGGCGTCGATGACCACGATGCGCTCGGCGGTTTCCTCCTGAATGATGCCCGCGGTGTAGCCGCCGCCTTTGAGTGAGAAGGCCACGACGTCGAAGCCGGGGGCAATGGCGGCGTTGGGATCGATGATGGACTCGAGGATGTATTCGGTGCTCTGACGGTCGGCGATTTCGGAGAGGTCAGGACCGGCTTCGCCGCCTTCGCCGTTGACCTTGTGGCAGCGGGTGCAGGCCAGCACGGGATGCT
This portion of the Actomonas aquatica genome encodes:
- a CDS encoding DUF6236 family protein, giving the protein MSLPINSALYYPTIEFQDYRWLWTASLVWDKIYRIEPEDFRAAEPDNVRILCEEGDIGIPLRPGRYAQDVAGEFMDGVNSRKWDAAAFDASSLRDEYARLHHEKIDVQIRKMLISTGRAASHEQWLYVPDDFAALYMTYLATRMAEKNDLQAISDTNVAWTAHTYFSNEGIDTECVPDEYEQTLAALLIGNYVPENITDISPKQILAFRKRYPDERRNFMRAVKGAAAQLANCSDPTVIQDVVQTVQGDVGRATKDFQRSMEVLGAKTFTGFKTMSFPMATAALATFAPITFGQSVVIGATGFAIGALASFATRSLEADRLSKSHEYSYLVHANKAFPKAADRIDLPRRLYRDLHEFIND
- a CDS encoding HNH endonuclease, whose translation is MNSLERTLILKAGYDHGWEVVVEENPEVVVLASSLHSCRIKIEARSPEMRWWVSFAPRLLHLELKRQSRNLVLTDEFFGEETEQDLSLLMAKAAAIARALPNAPELKFEQLVEVELKNAESLGTTEVEATIRRRVGQGIYRDSLMEYWGGSCAVTGVTMPELLRASHAKPWAECESDAERLNVFNGFLLVAHLDALFDRFLLSFDDHGCALISNKIDEKTREILLLNQPLQLRWLADEHREFLLWHRDHLIE
- the radC gene encoding RadC family protein, with product MNATTADTLPYSRLRDMAVTERPQERLQRSGPTALSDSELLAMLLRSGTQGHDVLAVADKLLATAGSLSDLLSWTQNDFLRLRGIGKVKALQLVTVMELARRVLAASGSTTPQLTTPAEIANYCRPHTLGLAVEKFWVLCLNRKNRLLRKIEVTSGTATATLVHPREVFRAAIKEAASAVVCVHNHPSGDPAPSAADVRITRQLREAANIVEIDLLDHVVVGTPAADPIGLGFYSFRDAGVL